The Montipora foliosa isolate CH-2021 chromosome 1, ASM3666993v2, whole genome shotgun sequence genome has a window encoding:
- the LOC137974659 gene encoding ras-related protein Rap-2a-like, which yields MKNHTKEGKKAVPKKRTSAYLKMFTVVVFGDSWVGKTSLCKAFLGEQFKDDYEPTIEDFYSTQIVYKDKNYQVDIIDTCGTETFPAMRRVEIDKADAIVLVYSLDKPRSFEWLEQVQEEIFHQRANNLPVTVVANKADVVLEANALNITTREGKTINTRNVAEQKWGYSWTMTSAKMALGVHEIFHGLIDAFQLRRSQSMPAKPSSMFLRTSPLLSTLRRKSK from the coding sequence ATGAAGAATCACACGAAAGAGGGAAAGAAAGCTGTTCCGAAAAAGAGGACCTCGGCCTACTTGAAGATGTTTACTGTCGTGGTGTTTGGGGATTCGTGGGTCGGAAAGACTTCGCTGTGCAAAGCTTTCCTTGGGGAGCAATTTAAAGACGATTATGAACCCACCATTGAGGACTTTTATTCCACGCAAATAGTctacaaagacaaaaattacCAAGTTGATATTATAGACACTTGTGGAACAGAGACCTTCCCGGCCATGAGGCGCGTGGAGATTGACAAAGCGGATGCGATTGTCTTGGTGTATTCTTTAGACAAACCGCGTTCGTTCGAATGGTTAGAACAAGTTCAGGAGGAAATATTTCATCAAAGAGCAAATAATCTTCCAGTTACGGTTGTCGCCAACAAGGCAGACGTAGTTCTGGAAGCAAACGCGTTGAATATAACAACAAGGGAAGGAAAGACCATTAACACAAGAAACGTAGCGGAACAAAAATGGGGATACTCTTGGACAATGACATCCGCAAAAATGGCTCTTGGAGTTCACGAAATATTTCATGGGCTTATAGACGCTTTTCAATTGCGCAGATCGCAGTCAATGCCGGCGAAACCAAGTTCTATGTTTTTAAGAACGAGCCCACTTCTAAGTACCCTTCGACGCAAGTCGAAGTAA
- the LOC137974651 gene encoding hepatocyte growth factor activator-like, which produces MLLIYTLLVFSTVNLIAVDSNCPPGKKTTDRMGRCCVFPFIYWGKRHYSCITGLDQQPWCLLHKYFAFEWAYCVDECASSPCKNGASCKTTNDTEVGYSCQPCLEGWQGQNCDEVSYGSGEGIGL; this is translated from the exons ATGTTATTAATATACACTTTGCTGGTTTTCAGTACCGTCAATTTAATTGCTG TTGACAGTAATTGTCCTCCTGGAAAGAAGACTACCGACCGAATGGGGCGTTGCTGTGTTTTTCCTTTCATCTATTGGGGAAAAAGGCATTACTCGTGCATCACCGGTTTGGACCAACAGCCCTGGTGTTTACTTCATAAATACTTCGCTTTTGAATGGGCCTATTGTG tTGACGAATGTGCCAGTTCACCATGCAAGAATGGAGCGAGCTGCAAGACCACCAATGATACAGAGGTCGGTTACAGTTGCCAGCCGTGTCTTGAAGGATGGCAAGGACAAAACTGCGATGAAG TGTCATACGGTAGTGGCGAAGGCATAGGACTATAG